CGGCCGCCGGATTCCCCAGCCGGTCAGGCGGGGAACCGCCGACGCCGTACGGCGCCTCTACAGCGGAAAGTCGCTGCTGAAGTACGACACCGCGTCCAGGGCTTATCGATTCGGGGACATCCTCAATCTCACGCATGCCTCGCCGGACCCGGCGAAGGCGTGGCAGGGCGAGCTGTTCCGGTACGCGCTGGACCGCCGGCACCGCCCCGACAGCGCCGTGCCGCCCGCCTCGAACCGCACCCTCGTCGCGCACCGCGAGCTGATGGCGCTGCCCGTCGCCGGGCGGCGCGCGGTGCTCACGGCCCCCGGCGCCGCCGAGCGGCTGGCGGAGGCCGGCATGACCTGGGAGATGCTGGCGGGCTGGCTTCGGGGGCCGATGGACGCGGCGGCGTGGGAGGCCGTCATCCCGTCCATGGGGCCGATGGCGCTGCTGCGCAATCTGCGGAACTTCGACGAGGCCGGGGTGAGCGACGAGGTGGCCGACCGGGTCGCGGCGGAGCTGTCCGCCCCGGCGGTGGTCGCCCGGTCGCGGCAGTTCCCGTTCCGGTATCTCGCCGCGTACCGGCACGCGCCGTCGCTGCGCTGGTCCCACCCGCTGGAGCGGGCGCTCGGCCACTCGCTGGCCTGGGTGCCCGCGCTGCCGGGGCGGACGCTGATCCTGGTCGACCGCTCCGGTTCGATGTGGTCGCCCCTGTCGGACCGCTCGCGGCTCAACCGGGCCGACGCCGCCGCGATCTTCGGTACGGCGGTGGCGATGCGGGCCGCCGACGCCGATCTGGTCGAGTTCGGGTCGACCAGCGCCGAGGTGCCCCGGCGTCGGGGCGAGTCGGTGCTGAGGGTTCTGGAGCGCTTCGGCGATCTGGGGGGTACGGACACGACGGCGGCGGTGCGCAAGCACTACCGGCGCCACGACCGGGTGCTGATCGTCACCGACGAGCAGGCCGCCCACAGCCGTCACGGCGACCCGGCCGAGCAGGTCCCGGAGCACATACCCGTCTACACCTGGAACCTGGCGGGCCACCGGGCCGGGCACGGGCCCTCGGGCACCCGGAACCGGCACACCTTCGGGGGTCTCTCCGACGCGGCGTTCCGGATGGTGCCGCTGCTGGAGGCGGGCCGGGACGCGGACTGGCCGTGGGCGGGCTGACCGCCCGCCCGGCCGCCCGGCCCGCCGACCGGAGCCGCCCGGAGAGCCGGGCGGAAAGGCTGGTGGGGGGCCGGGTGGAGGGCAGTGAGGAGAGTCACGGGGTCACTGGGGAACGAGTGATCCCCGGGGCTCGTCGGTGGTCGGGCATGGCGCGCCGGGGGCCGTTGGGCGCATACTCCAGGTAATGACAAAGTCAGCCGGTTCCCGGCGCCACCTGCCGTCCAGTCCCTTCAACCGCCAAGGCCCGGCCTCGCCTCCGCCCGAGCACTTCGACGTGGGGGACCGTGTCTCCCATGACCAGTTCGGGCTGGGAAGAGTCATCGGAGTCGAGGGCGAGAACGCCGTGCTCATCGATTTCTCCGGGCGCCAGGGCCGTATCCTGAGCCCCTTCTCCAAACTGACCAAGCTCTGATTGCACGGGCCTCCGGGCCGCCGCGGTCCCCGTGACCGCGGCGGCCCGCACAGGTACGTCCCCGGCAGGTACGCCTCCGGAGGGCGCCGGTGTCCGGGCCCCGGTCAGAGAGCCTTGGCGGCGGGCTTGACCATGCCGCGGACCGTACGGGACTTCACGAACTCGCCGACGGCCGTCATCTCCCACTCGCCCGAGAACTGCCGGATCAGCTTCGCCATGATCACCCCGGTCTGGGGCTCCGCGCCGGTCAGGTCGAAGCGGACCAGTTCCTCACCGGTCCGCGCGTCCAGCAGCCGGCAGTACGCCTTGGCGACCTCGTTGAACTTCTGGCCGGTGAACGAGTTGACCGTGAACACCAGCCCGGTCGCCTCGGCCGGCAGACGCCCGAGGTCGACCACGATCGTCTCGTCGTCCCCCGCGCCCTCCCCGGTGAGATTGTCCCCGGAGTGCTTGACCGAACCGCCGAGGATGGCCAGTTTGCCGAAGTAGCAGCTGTCCAGATGGTTGCGGTTCGGCCCGTAGGCGATCACGGAGGCGTCGAGGTCGATGTCCTTGCCGCGGAAGGCCGGCTCCCAGCCGAGACCCATCTTGACCTGGCTCAGCAGCGGGGCGCCGCCCTTGACCAGGGACACCGTCTGGTTCTTCTGGAGGCTGACGCGGCCCTTGTCCAGGTTGATCTTCCCGGGCGCCTGCGGGGGTGCCGCCGGTGCCGGGGGAGCGGACGGCGGCACGGGGGCGGAGGGGGCGAGCGGGGCGGAGGGAGCGGCGATCCGGGGGTCGGCGACCGGTGCCGGGGGCGGTACGGGCGCGGCGGGCGCCACCGGCGCGGAGGGCGCGACCGGAGCCTGCGGGACGGCCGGGGCGGCGGGGGCCGCCGGCTCGTCGACCGAGACGCCGAAGTCGGTGGCGATGCCCGACAGCCCGTTCGCGTACCCCTGGCCGACGGCGCGCACCTTCCAGGCGCCGTTGCGCAGATAGACCTCCACGATCACGAGCGCGGTCTCCGCGCCCAGTTGCGGCGGGGTGAAGGTGGCGAGGACGCTGCCGTTGTCCGCGTCGCGGACGGTGGCCGTCGGCTCGATGCCCTGGAAGCTCTGGCCCGCCGCGTCCGGGCTGGCCGTGACGACGATCTTCTCGATGCCGGCCGGGACGGCCGAGGTGTCCACCACGATCGCGTCCGGGGCCGTACCGCCGCCGGGCCGGTAGGTCACCCCCGGGCCCGTCGGCTGGTTGTAGAAGATGAAGTCGTCGTCGGAGCGCACCTTGCCGTCGGCGGTGAGCAGCAGGCCCGATACGTCGAGCCGCGCCGGGGCGGCGACGTCCACCGCCACGCGGGTGGCGGAGAGAGGGATGTTCGAGCCGGGGGTCATAGCTGTCATGCCAGCCGTAACGAACGACCCCTCTTTGCCGTTCCCTTACCCTCCGTCCGCTCCCCCGGACGGGTCAACGCGACCGGGGGAGGGGCGAACCGGGGTGAACCGGCCGGCCGGGCGCGCACGCCCGACGGACGGGAGCGAGCCGGTCGGTCGGCCGCGCGGGTTCAGTACGGCCACTGCGGCGGGTCGGTGCAGAAGTGCCCGCCCAGATGGGCGTGGTCGGGGTTGTCCGGGTCCAGCTCGCCCTGTTCGGCGACGAGCTTGTCCGCGTACTGCTCGGAGTCGTCGCGAGGTTCGTAGCCGAGCGCCCGCGCCGACGAGAGGTCCCACCACAGGCGGGTGTTGGCGGAGGAGCCGTAGACGACGGAGTGCCCCACGCCGTCGGCCGTCAGCGCGGCGTGGAAGAGCCGCGCGCCGTCGCCGGGGCTCATCCACACCGACAGCATCCGTACGGAGGTCGGCTCCATGAAGCAGGACCCGATCCGGACGGAGACGGTCTCCAGCCCGTGCCGGTCCCAGTAGAGCTGCGCCAGATCCTCGCCGAAGCACTTGGAGAGGCCGTAGAACGTGTCGGGGCGGCGCGGGGTCCCGATCGGGATCAGCGCCTCCGAGTCGAGCGGGTACGCGCCCCGCGGCCGGGGTGTGAACCCGACGGTGTGGTTGCTGGACGCGAAGACCACCCGCGCGGTGCCCGCCTCGCGGGCCGCCTCGTAGAGGTTGTACGTCCCCTCGATGTTGGACCGCAGGATCTTGTCGAACGACGCCTCCAGCGAGATCCCCGCCAGATGGAGGATCGCGTCCACGCCCTCGACGGCCTCGCGCAGCGCCCCCTTGTCGCCGAGATCGGCCGTGATCGCGTCCGGCTCGCCCTCGATGGGGGTGGCGTCGAAGAGCCGGAGGGAGTACCCGTACGCGGGCAGCAGCCCCCGCATCAGGGTGCCGAGGCCGCCCGCCGCGCCGGTGAGCAGGACGGTTCGCGCTGGGGGCATGGGCGGATCTCCTCGGGACTGCCGGGGCGGACTACGACTCGGACACGGCACGGACCACGGACCTGTGATCTCTCAGATCCATGGACCGGATTCATATGCGTGGACGATCTGTGGACAAGCTAGGGAGCGTCGCGGCTCCCGGTCAAGTGTGGCGCGGGGGCGGGCGATCCGCCCGTGGGTTGCGGGTTTCCGTCTTGACCGGCGCCGCCGGGCTGCCCTAGCGTGGGCGTTGTTCAGAAATATGGACGCCGATCAGAATTGTGCACGAGTGTCTCCGCTCGCCGCACGGCCCAGGGAGCGCCAGTGACCTCAGCCCCGCTCGCCGCCCGCCTCACCCGAGTCGCCGGGCCGCTGTTCTTCCCCGTCACCGCGTACGGCCCCGGCGGCGCCCTCGACCTGGACGTGTTCCGCGCCCACGTCAGGAGCGGCGTCGACGCGGGAGCCGCCGCCGTCTTCGCCTGCTGCGGCACGGGCGAGTTCCACGCGCTCACCCCGGAGGAGTTCGGGGACTGCGTACGGGCGGCCGTCGAGGAGACCGCCGGGGAGGTCCCCGTCGTGGCGGGGGCCGGTTACGGTACGGCGCTCGCGATCCGGTACGCGGAGATCGCCGAGGCCGCCGGAGCCGACGGACTGCTCGCCATGCCGCCCTACCTGGTCGTCGCCGACCAGGAGGGACTGCTGCGCCACTACGCGGCGCTCGCCGCCGCCACCGGTCTGGAGATCATCGTCTACCAGCGCGACAACGCCGTCTTCACCCCGGAGACCGTCGTCGGACTCGCCCGGGTGGACGGCGTCATCGGCCTCAAGGACGGCCACGGCGACCTCGACCTGATGCAGCGCATCGTCAGCGCCGTACGCAGCGAGGAACCCGGCCGCGACTTCCTCTACTTCAACGGCCTGCCCACCGCCGAACTCACCGGCCTCGCCTACCGGGGCATCGGCGTCGACCTCTACTCCTCCGCCGTCTTCGCGTTCGCCCCCGAGATCGCCCTCGCCTTCCACCGCGCGCTCGCCTCGGGCGACGACACCACCGTGAACCGGCTCCTCGACGGCTTCTACCGGCCGCTGGTCGAACTGCGCGCGCGGGGACGGGGGTACGCGGTCTCCCTCGTCAAGGCGGGCGTCAGACTGCGCGGCCTCGACGTCGGCGAGGTCCGCACCCCGCTGAGCGAACCGCAGCCCGCGCACATCAAGGAACTCACCGAGATCGTCGAGCGCGGCCACGCGCTCCTCGGCGAGGGGGAAGCGGGCGGCGACGACGCGGCCCCGGGCTCTGCTACAGGCACGGGTGGCGGCGCGTGAGGGCCTCCGCGTTCCTCTACCCCTGGGACGTCGTGGGCGACCCCGACGCGCCCGCCCGCGTCGCCGACCTCGGCGTCCGGCAGGTGACCCTCGCCGCCGCCTACCACTCCACCCGGGCCCTCACCCCGCGCCACCCGCGCCACCGCGTGGTCACGGCCGAACACGCCGCCGTGCTCCACCCGTTGGACGAGGCGCACTGGGCGGACGCCGAGCTGCGCCCGTACGCCGCGGGCGACTGGGCCCCCGGCGACGCCTACGGCGAGGCGACCGCCGCCCTCGCCGACGCCGGACTCGACGTGCACACCTGGGTCGTCCTCGCCCACAACTCCCGGCTGGGCGCCGAGCATCCCGAGACCTCGGTGGTCAACGCGTACGGCGACCGCTACCCCTGGGCCCCCTGCGTCGCCCGGCCCGCCGTCCGTACCTATGTCGTGTCGCTCGCCGCCGAGTCGGCCGTACGGCCCGGCGCGTCGGGCACCGAACTCGAATCACTCGGCTGGTACGGGTTCGCGCATCTGCACGCCCACGACAAGACGGGCGGAGTGCCGCTCGGCGAGGCCGCGCAGTACCTGATGTCGCTCTGCTTCTGCTCGGTGTGCCGCGCCGGGTATCTGTCCCTCGGCCTGGACGCCGGTGAGCTGGCCGGCGCCGTCCGGCGCGCCCTGGAGCCCGTGTGGAGCGGCGCCCCGGGCCCCGGCGGCCGGACGGGCCGGCCCGCCGTCGAAGCGCTCCTCGGTACGGAGCTGGCCGCCGCGACCCTCAACTGGCGCGCCCGTACCGCCCGTACGCTCCAGGACGCCGCTGTCGCCGCCGTACGCGCGCGTGGCGGCCCCGGCTTCCAGGTGCTGCTGCACGCGGACCCCCACCCGCACCGCACCGGGGCCAACGCCGGGGTCGACCCCGCGCACGTCCTGGGCACGGCGGACGGTGTCGTCGTGCCGTGCACCGGGGGCGCGGCGGAGGCGATGCTGGCGCCGTTCGCCGCCCACCGCCGGGAATCCACCGTCCTGGCCGCCAACCTCACCGTCGTCTCGGGCATGGGCGGCAGCCCGCACACCCTCGCCGAGGACGCGGCGCACGCGCGCGCCCTCGGCGCCACCGAACTGCGGCTGTACCACGCGGGCCTGGCGTCCGACGCCGATCTGGCCGCCGTCGCGGCCGGGCTCTCCCGGCTCGGCTGAGGCCCGCCCGCCCGCTCCGGCCGGGGCCGTCCGTCCTCAGACCTCGGCCGGAGCTTCCCGGGGCGGCCTTCCGTAGAAGGTGAGGCCCGCCGCCGTCAGCAGACCGAGTACGCCGATGACCGGCAGCAGGACCGTGATGTCGACGAACGCGATGAGCCCCGCGCCGAGTGCGAGCGCCACCGCGTTCGGCACGTAGATCAGGGTGTTGGCGGTGGCGGCGGTCCGCCCGAGCACCGCGTCCGGCGTCTCGCGCTGCACCGCCGTCATCGCCGCGATCAGCACACACGGCAGTCCCACCCCGACCGCGACCGAGCTCGCCAGCACCACCGCGTCGTACGGCAGCGCCCGCAGCCCCACGGCGGCGGCGAAGAGCGCGACACCGCCGGCCGCGAACACCCGCTCCGACATCCGGCGCATCAGCGGCCCCGCCAGCAGGCCCAACGCGACCGACCCGGCGCCCTGGAGCGCGTAGAGCAGTCCGACGTACGTGGGCGCGTGCCCGAGTCCCGAGTCGACCACCGCGTAGATCGCCGCGCCGTTCAGACCGGCGAGCAGCATCGTGACCGAGCCCGCGAGGACCAGGGACCCGACGGCCGGCGAGTTCCGCAGCACCCGGACGCCCTCCATCGTCCCGGCGAGCCCACCGGCGGAACGGTCCCGTACCGGCTTCTCCTCCCGCACCCGCATCAGCGCGAAGAGACCGGCGGCCAGGGTGAACGTCAGTGCGTCGAGCAGTGCGACGGAGGCGCCTCCGTAGGCCGCGTACAGCCCCGCGCCCGCCAGCGGCGCGAGGAGCTTCATGCCCTCGTTGGCCGTCATCCGCAGCCCGTTGAAGTCACCGAGCAGCCGTTTGTCGATCGCCGTGGCCACGAGGGCCGCCTCGGCGGCGTCCTGGACGACACCGCTCACGCCGTACACGAACAGCACGGCGAACAGGATCCAGACCCGGTCCGCCGAGTCGACCAGGAGCAGCAGCGGCAGCAGCGCGGCCATGGCGAGATTGCAGAACACCAGCAGCGGTCTGCGCCGCCACCGGTCCGCGATCGCCCCCAGCACCGGTCCCACCAGCGTAGGCGCCCACATCGCGAAGACGGTCAGGGCCGCCAGACTGTCCGACCCGGTGAGCGACTTGACCCAGATACCGCCGGCCAGCCACATCGCCGACGTACCGAAACCCGACACCACCACACCGGAGAGATACAGTCCGGCGTTGCGGTCCCGCAGGACGGTGCCCGCGGTCCAGTTCTTCCCCATCCCCATCGGCCCATCCTGACACGGGCGAACCACCCGCCACAGGGCGGTTGTTGAACCCGCTTCCGGATCCCGGCGCCTCAGAGCCTGCGCGTGGCCAGCGTCAGCCGGTCGCGGGCGTCGAACAGCGCGTCCTTGATCATCTGCTCGTGCGCGGGCGTGAGCCGGGCGACCGGCACCGAGCAGCTGATCGCGTCGCGCGCCGGTGTGCGGTACGGGATCGCGATCCCGAAACAGCGCAGCCCGAGGGTGTTCTCCTCCCGGTCCACGGCGTACCCCTGCTCGCGGATCGTGGCCAGCTCCGCGAGGAGCGTCCCGCGGTCGGTGAGCGTGTGCTCGGTCAGCGGCGACAGCGTCTCCGGCAGCATCGCGCGCACCTGCTCGTCGCTGTACGTGGCCAGCAGCGCCTTGCCGAGCGAGGTGGAGTGCGCGGGCAGCCGGCGCCCGACCCGGGTGAAGGGGCGCAGATAGTGCTGCGACTGGCGGGTGGCGAGATAGACGACGTTCGTCCCGTCCAGCCGCGCCAGGTGGATCGTCTCCGTCGTGTCGTCGGACAGCCGGTCCAGGGTGGGGCGGGCGGCGGCCACCACCTCGTCACCGTCGATGTACGACGTGCCGACGAGCAGCGCCCGTACCCCGATGCCGTACCGCGTGCCCGTCGCGTCCGTCTCCACCCAGCCCAGGTCGACCAGGGTGCGCAGCAGCATGTAGAGACTGGACTTGGGATAGCCGACGGCCTCCTGCACCACGGCCAGCGAGTGCATACCGGGCCGGCCGGCGAAGTACTCCAGCAATTCCACCGTCCGCACAGCGGACTTGACCTGTGCACCGCCCGTTTCCGCAGCCGACATCGTCCCTCGCCCCTATCTTGACCACTCTTGACCACACAGAACGCACGGAAATAGAGTTCCCATGGATTCATCATCAGGAACTTTGTTCAGAATAACGAACAGGGCCTCGGTGGTGACAGCGGACGGCACAGCAAGGGAAGGAAGCCGCGGTGGCAGCAGCACCAGTCTGGAGCGTTGACCCCCGAACCGGGAAGCCGCGTGAGCAGGTCGCGGTCGAGGCGACGGCCGACGAGGTCGACCGCGGCGTACGGCGGGCCCACGCCACCCGTGCCGCGCTCGTCGACCGTACCGCGCGTGCGGCGCTCCTGCGGACGGCGGCCGACCTCCTGGACGAGTCCCGCGCCTACCTCATCGAGGCGGCCGACGCCGAGACGGCGCTCGGACCCGTCCGGCTCACCGGCGAACTCGCCCGCACCACCGCCCAGTTGAGGGCATTCGCCGAGGTCGTGGACGAGGGCTCCTTCCTCGACGTACGGATCGACCACGCCGACGGCGACCGCACCCCGCCCTGGCCCGACCTGCGGCGCTGGAAGGTGCCGCTCGGCGTCGTCGCGGTCTACGCGGCGAGCAACTTCCCCTTCGCCTTCTCCGTCCCCGGCGGCGACACCGCCAGCGCGCTCGCCGCCGGCTGCCCCGTGGTCGTCAAGGCCCACCCCGACCACCCCGCCACCTCCGAGATCTGCGCCGCCACACTGCGCCGGGCGGCGGCGCGGGCCGGACTCGACGAGGACGTGGTCGTCCTCGTGCACGGCTTCGACGCCGGGGTGGAACTGGTCCGGCACCCGCTGGTCTCCGGCGCCGGCTTCACCGGCTCCGTACGCGGCGGACGCGCCCTCTTCGACGCGGCGGCGGCCCGCCCCGCCCCCATCCCCTTCCACGGCGAACTCGGCTCGCTCAACCCCGTCGTCATCACCGGGGCAGCCGCGGCCGAACGCGCCGAACAGCTCGGCACCGGCCTCGCCGGATCGATGACGCTCGGCGCGGGACAGTTCTGCACCAAGCCCGGTTTCGTCCTCGTCCCGGCGGGCGACGCGGGCGACAGCCTGCTCACCTCCCTCACCAAGGCCGTCAGCGACACCGAGCCCGACGTCATGCTCGACCACCGGATGCGGGACGCCTTCGTCGCGGGCGTCCGCGAACGGGCCGCGCTGCCCGACGTGACGGCCCCGATCACCCCCGGCGCCGGCGGCGAGCACACCGTCAGCGCCGGCTATCTGACCGTCCCCGCCGCCCGGCTCGCCGCCGACGGACCCCACGACCTCCTGCTGGAGGAGTGCTTCGGCCCCGTCACGGTCGTCGCGCGCTACGGCTCCGACACCGAGATCGCCGCCGTCCTGTCCCGCCTCCCCGGCAACCTCACCGCCACCCTGCACCTCGCCGACGGCGAGGCCGAGGACCCGGACTCCGGCGCCGGGCGCCTGCTCGCCGACCTGACGCCCCTCGCGGGCCGCGTCCTCGTCAACGGCTGGCCCACCGGCGTCGCCGTCGCCCCCGCCCAGCAGCACGGCGGCCCCTACCCCGCCTCCACCTCCACGTCGACCTCCGTCGGCGCCACCGCCGTCGAACGCTGGCTGCGCCCCGTCACCTACCAGTCCACGCCCGTTGCCCTGCTCCCGCCGGAGCTGCGCGACGACAACCCGGCGGGCCTGCCCCGCCGCGTCGACGGCCACGCGGAGCCGGGCACCGCGTCGTAACCCCGCCCCGTCCGGGCCATTCACCCCGGCGCGCCCGGCAATTCGTTTGCCGGGCACGCCGGGGTTTGCTGTAATCCCCGACGTCGGCCGACCCCGTCGGCCCGTACCCGCCCAGCAGTCGAGGAGCCGTCATGAACCGAGCGTCGATGTCCGTTCAGCAGAAGGGAACTCCCGCCTATTCAAAGGACATGACGCTCGGTGAGTACGCTCAACCTCGGCATTCTGGCGCACGTCGACGCAGGTAAGACCAGCCTGACGGAACGGCTGCTGTACGCAGCCGGAGTCATCGACCGGATCGGCCGCGTCGACGACGGGGACACCCGGACCGATTCGCTGGCCCTGGAACGACGGCGCGGCATCACCATCAAGTCCGCCGTCGTGTCGTTCACCCTCGGCGACATCACCGTCAACCTGATCGACACCCCCGGCCACCCCGATTTCATCGCCGAGGTGGAGAGGGTGCTCAGCGTCCTCGACGGCGCCGTCCTCGTCGTGTCGGCCGTCGAAGGCGTCCAGGCGCAGACCCGCGTCCTGATGCGCACGCTCCGCCGGCTGGGCATCCCCACGCTGATCTTCGTCAACAAGATCGACCGGACCGGGGCCCGCCACGACGACCTGCTGCGCGAACTCGCGGCGAAACTGACGCCCGCGGTCGTCCCGATGGGCACGGTCCGCCGCCCCGGCACGCGCGACGCGGCGTTCCTGCCGTACGGCGCGACCGACCCGGCCTTCGCCCCGACCGGCCCGGTGGCCGAACGGCTGGCCGAGCAGGACGACGCGTTCCTGGCCGCGTACGTCGAGAACCCGGCCCGGCTCACGTACGGCCGGCTCCGCCGTGAACTGGCCGCGCGGACCCGGCAGGCGCTGATCCACCCGGTCTTCTCCGGCTCCGCCATCTCCGGCGCGGGCGTGGACACCCTCACCCGGGGCATCCGCGAATTCCTGCCCGCCACGGCGGACGACGAACGGGGCCCGGCCGCGGGCACCGTCTTCAAGGTCGAACGCGGCCCGGCGGGCGAGAAGATCGCCTACGTACGGATGTTCTCCGGGGCGCTGCGCGTACGGGACCGGCTGCCGGCCGGTGACGGTGACGGCGACACGGGCAGGATCACCGCCATCGGCGTCTTCGAGGACGGCGGCACGGTGCGCCGCGCGTCGGTGGGCGCGGGCCGTATCGGCACCCTCCGGGGGCTCGGCGGCATCCGGATCGGCGACGTCATCGGCGACCCGGCCGCGGCCCCCGCCGCCCGCCGGCACTTCTCGCCGCCCACGCTGGAGACGGTCGTCGTCCCGGGCGAGGGCACCGACACGGGTGCGCTGCACACCGCGCTCACCCAGCTCGCCGAACAGGACCCGCTGATCAATCTCCGCCAGGACGAGATCCGGCGGGAACTGTCCGTCTCGCTCTACGGCGAGGTGCAGAAGGAGGTCATCCAGGCCACGCTCGCCGACGAGTACGGCGTGGACGTCACGTTCCGCGAGACGACGACCATCTGCGTCGAACGGCTCACCGGTACGGGAAACGCCGTCGAGGTCATGGGCAAGGAACCCAACCCGTTCCTCGCGACCGTCGGACTACGGGTCGGGCCCGCCGCGCCCGGCAGCGGCGTCGGCTTCACGCTGGAGGTCGAACTCGGCTCCATGCCGTACGCGTTCATGAAAGCCATCGAGGACACCGTGCGCGCCACCCTGAACGAAGGGCTGTACGGCTGGGCGGTCCCCGACTGCGCGGTGGTGCTGACCCGCTGCGGCTACGCGCCCCGCCAGAGCCACGCCCACGGCACGTTCGACAAGAGCATGTCCAGCACGGGCGGCGACTTCCGGCTGCTGACCCCGCTGGTGCTGATGGCCGCCCTCAAGGACGCGGGCACGGTCGTCTGCGAACCGATGCACCACTTCCGCCTCGACGTCCCGGCGGACACCTTCGGCACGGTCCTGCCCGCCCTGGCCCGCCGCCGCGCGGTGCCCCACACCCCGTCGGCACACGGCCGGTCGTACGTGGTGGAGGGTGAGATCCCGGCGGCCGAGATCCACGCGCTGGAACAGCAGCTCCCGGCACTGACCGGCGGCGAGGGCGCCCTGGAGGCGTCCTTCGCCCACCACCGGCCGGTGGTGGGCGACTTCCCGACCCGCGCCCGCACCGACCACGACCCGCTGAACCGCAAGGAGTACCTGCTGGGCGTGGTCCGCCGGGTCCCGACGGGAGCGCCGGACACCCGCCGGCCGCCGGGGGCCGATCCCCGGCACGGCTGACGCGGGTCAGGGTCGTGAGGGGCGTCATGCCGCCGGGTGGTGTGGGCGGGAATGGGGTGCCGGGCCGACGGGTTGTGGTGAGGAGCGGAGGGTGGCTCCGCACCGGCCCGGCCTGGAGAGAAGCAGACACATGCGTGTGGAGATCTGGAGCGACATCGCCTGTCCCTGGTGCTACATCGGCAAGGCGCGGTTCGAGAAGGGGCTCGCCGGCTTCGCCCATCGGGACGGGGTCGAGGTGGTGCACCGGTCCTTCGAGCTGGATCCCGGACATGCCAAGGGCGAGGTCGCCCCGGTGGTCGACATGCTCGCCGCGAAGTTCGGGCGGTCCCGGGAGGAAGCCCTGGCGATGGAGGAGCAGGTCGCCTCGCACGCCCGCTCGGAGGGGCTGGGGTACCGCGTCGGTGACCGGGACCACGGCAGCACCTTCGACATCCACCGGGTGCTGCACCTGGCCAAGGCCCGGGGGCTCCAGGACGAGCTGCTGGAGGTCGTCTACCGGGCCAACTTCGCCGAGGAGCGCTCGGTGTACGACCCGGGGACGCTGGTCGACCTCGCCGTGGAGGCCGGGCTGGACGCGGACGAGGTGCGGGGAGTCCTCGCGGACCCCGGCGCGTACGCCGACGACGTACGCGCCGACGAGCGCGAGGCCGCCGAACTCGGCGCGAACGGGGTGCCGTTCTTCGTCCTGGACCGTCGTTACGGTGTCTCCGGCGGGCAGCCCGCCGAGGTCTTCACCCAGGCGCTGGAGCAGGCGTGGCAGGGGCGCGTCCTCACACCTCTCGCGACCGACGACTCCGGCGCCACCTGTGACTCCGACGCCGCCTGCGCGGTCCCCGGTACGCACACCCACGCGTAGCCGGACACCCATGCATAAGCGTTCCTTGGGCCAACCCCCGGAAAAGACGTGATTGACGGGGGAGCGCAGGGGTCCCAGGGTGAGCACATGGACACTTTGGGCGGTGCCGAGTTCGCGCCGGAGACGACGTATCTGAACACCTCCAGCTGCGGTCTGCTGCCGGGCCGGGCCGTCGAGGCCGTACGGACCCTGGCCGCCGAGAGCGCCAAGGGCCGGCGGGACGGCGCGGGCAGCTTCGACTCGGTGACCGCGGCCCGCGCCTCGTACGCCCGGCTCGTCGGGGTTCCCGCCGAGCGCGTCGCCGTCGGCCACGCGGTGGCGGTCCATGTCGGACTGATCGCGGGATCGCTGGCACCGGGCAGTGAAGTCCTCATGGCGGAGGGGGAGTTCAGCTCCGTCGTCACCCCCTT
Above is a window of Streptomyces sp. NBC_01498 DNA encoding:
- a CDS encoding IclR family transcriptional regulator; translated protein: MSAAETGGAQVKSAVRTVELLEYFAGRPGMHSLAVVQEAVGYPKSSLYMLLRTLVDLGWVETDATGTRYGIGVRALLVGTSYIDGDEVVAAARPTLDRLSDDTTETIHLARLDGTNVVYLATRQSQHYLRPFTRVGRRLPAHSTSLGKALLATYSDEQVRAMLPETLSPLTEHTLTDRGTLLAELATIREQGYAVDREENTLGLRCFGIAIPYRTPARDAISCSVPVARLTPAHEQMIKDALFDARDRLTLATRRL
- a CDS encoding aldehyde dehydrogenase (NADP(+)); translation: MAAAPVWSVDPRTGKPREQVAVEATADEVDRGVRRAHATRAALVDRTARAALLRTAADLLDESRAYLIEAADAETALGPVRLTGELARTTAQLRAFAEVVDEGSFLDVRIDHADGDRTPPWPDLRRWKVPLGVVAVYAASNFPFAFSVPGGDTASALAAGCPVVVKAHPDHPATSEICAATLRRAAARAGLDEDVVVLVHGFDAGVELVRHPLVSGAGFTGSVRGGRALFDAAAARPAPIPFHGELGSLNPVVITGAAAAERAEQLGTGLAGSMTLGAGQFCTKPGFVLVPAGDAGDSLLTSLTKAVSDTEPDVMLDHRMRDAFVAGVRERAALPDVTAPITPGAGGEHTVSAGYLTVPAARLAADGPHDLLLEECFGPVTVVARYGSDTEIAAVLSRLPGNLTATLHLADGEAEDPDSGAGRLLADLTPLAGRVLVNGWPTGVAVAPAQQHGGPYPASTSTSTSVGATAVERWLRPVTYQSTPVALLPPELRDDNPAGLPRRVDGHAEPGTAS
- a CDS encoding translation factor GTPase family protein; translation: MSTLNLGILAHVDAGKTSLTERLLYAAGVIDRIGRVDDGDTRTDSLALERRRGITIKSAVVSFTLGDITVNLIDTPGHPDFIAEVERVLSVLDGAVLVVSAVEGVQAQTRVLMRTLRRLGIPTLIFVNKIDRTGARHDDLLRELAAKLTPAVVPMGTVRRPGTRDAAFLPYGATDPAFAPTGPVAERLAEQDDAFLAAYVENPARLTYGRLRRELAARTRQALIHPVFSGSAISGAGVDTLTRGIREFLPATADDERGPAAGTVFKVERGPAGEKIAYVRMFSGALRVRDRLPAGDGDGDTGRITAIGVFEDGGTVRRASVGAGRIGTLRGLGGIRIGDVIGDPAAAPAARRHFSPPTLETVVVPGEGTDTGALHTALTQLAEQDPLINLRQDEIRRELSVSLYGEVQKEVIQATLADEYGVDVTFRETTTICVERLTGTGNAVEVMGKEPNPFLATVGLRVGPAAPGSGVGFTLEVELGSMPYAFMKAIEDTVRATLNEGLYGWAVPDCAVVLTRCGYAPRQSHAHGTFDKSMSSTGGDFRLLTPLVLMAALKDAGTVVCEPMHHFRLDVPADTFGTVLPALARRRAVPHTPSAHGRSYVVEGEIPAAEIHALEQQLPALTGGEGALEASFAHHRPVVGDFPTRARTDHDPLNRKEYLLGVVRRVPTGAPDTRRPPGADPRHG
- a CDS encoding DsbA family oxidoreductase, with protein sequence MRVEIWSDIACPWCYIGKARFEKGLAGFAHRDGVEVVHRSFELDPGHAKGEVAPVVDMLAAKFGRSREEALAMEEQVASHARSEGLGYRVGDRDHGSTFDIHRVLHLAKARGLQDELLEVVYRANFAEERSVYDPGTLVDLAVEAGLDADEVRGVLADPGAYADDVRADEREAAELGANGVPFFVLDRRYGVSGGQPAEVFTQALEQAWQGRVLTPLATDDSGATCDSDAACAVPGTHTHA